CCACTCTTATTTAATTTGGTGATGGAGCCCATACTGAAAAGGTTGGAAAGTATGCCGAATTATTCACTACCCGATAATCAGAATGTATCCTGCCTTGCCTTTGCCGATGATTTGTTCTTGTTTGCGCTGGACCCTGAAAGAGCGCAGGCTCTGCTCGACAGTATGGTCGACGAGCTTGGGGCGCTGGGCATGACTGTTGCCGCTAACAAAAGTTGTGCATACCAGATTAGGCCGACTAGGGACTCTTGGTATTTGACAGACTCGGGTATGGAAAAGATAGGAGATAAAATACCGGCCTGTACGCCGGAGAGCAGACTGCATTATCTGGGATGCTCATATTCGGTGTGGTCCGGATTCGATTTAGAGGCCACAAGTAAATACCTAACCGAGGTTATAGCAAAAGTCAAGGCCTTAAAGCTCAAGCCCatgcaaaaatatcaaattgcTTCAGACCTACCTGGTCCCACACTATCTCCACCAATTGACTATTTCGATGTCATCTAAAGCGTTGGTGATGGCAATGGATCAACAATTAAGGGTGGCAATTAAAGAGATCCTACACCTGCCACAATCAATATGTAATGGCATTATCTATTGCAGTAGAGGCGATGAAGGTCTGGGCTTCCCCAAGTTACAGGAACTTGTCCCAAGACATTCTTACTGGcggaattaaaatttgcagaGTCGAACGATCCGGCTATTAAAGCATTGTACCGAAGCCCAAGAACAAGAGCTGAAATGCGGAGGTTGGCCAATAGTGTCCGAATAAACTATCCTTATACAAAAACGGATGTTCTGAAATATAGAGATGCCTGCCGAAAAGCGGAGTTGGCGCGATGGAGGAGCTTAGTTTCCTAGGGGCAAACGGTTGAATCCTTTATTGGGGACAAGGTGGGCAACTCGATAATGTGGGATCCTGCATTACTAAAGCCATGCAGGTTTACAACGGCCCTACAGCTGCGGACTAACACAGCAGGCAACAGAACGAGTCTGAACAGAGCCATTCCCCAGAGAGAGTTAAATTGTGGAAAATGCAAGGCCAGCAAAGAAACATTGGCACATATATTAGAACAGTGTACACACACTAAGGCAGCCAGAATAAGGAGGCACAATGAGATAAGGGATTTTATTGAGAAAGAGATTTTGGAAAAAGACAAGGCAGTAATTCTCTCCAAAGAACCAAACGTGCCCCATGCGAGAGAAGGCAACCTCAAATCCGACTTGGTCATAAAGAATCAAAGCGGGGTCTTTGTGGTCGACATCACAATCCGCCACGAAGATGGGGATAACCTCAGCAGGGCAAAGCAGGATAAAgaggaaaaatatgaaaaattgctGCCGCAATTAAAACAGCAATTTGGCGTACAGCAAGGAAGCGTTTTACCGATAGTGATCGGTACAAGAGGTGCCATTCCAAAAGAAACGAGCGCAGCACTAGCCACAATAGGCATTAAGCGTATTGAAGATTTAAAAACCATCTCTCTGATGGCATTGCGCTCATCAATAGAAATATATCATGcctttttgaattataatggCCCGTTATTATGAAGGCCAACAAAAGGGCAATAAAGTGTAGTCGctataataaattagtaattgtaaatataatcgaaaacaattgtaaatataattaaaaataattgtaaatatagacttattatcactaatttactcatttatttgttattaacttatttatttaataatttattaatctgtatattcatttaattgtatatagtCATCGACAACACTAAGCATAAAATGGCAAAACCCCATGTTATCATAGTTAGGGACATACACACAAATGTTATCATAGTTAGGGACATACACGAAATTGTAAATAAGCCCTCTTGTGTTCATGTGCTCAAGATAATTAAGGAAAACCACACCTACGTGGAAAGTGTGCGCATCTGCGTATAGAAATAGCCAAATGCCTCGTCATCTAATTAGTGACGCGCATGAATGGATTAACGAGATTCCCACTGTCCCTATCTACTATCTAGCGAAACCACTGCCAAGGGAACGGGCTTGGAAAAATTAGCGGGGAAAGAAGACCCTGTTGAGCTTGACTCTAGTCTGGCACTGTAAGCAGACATGAGAGGTGTAGCATAAGTGGGAGATGGCAACATCGCCGGTGAAATACCACTACTTTCATCGTTTCCTTACTTACTCGGTTGGGCGGAGAGCGTGCCCCGAGGGCTTCGTGTCCCGGCGGTCACGGTGTTCTAGAGCCAAGCGTGTCAGAGTGGCGTGAGGCCTCGGCCGATCGCCGTTAATACTCCCGCGTGATCCGATTCGAGGACACTGCCAGGCGGGGAGTTTGACTGGGGCGGTACATCTGTCAAAGAATAACGCAGGTGTCCTAAGGCCAGCTCAGCGAGGACAGAAACCTCGCGTAAAGCAAAAGGGCAAAAGCTGGCTTGATCTCGATGTTCAGTACGCATAGAAACTGCGAAAGCACAGCCTATCGATCCTTTTGGCTTGAAGAGTTTTCAGCAAGAGGTGTCAGAAAAGTTATCACAGGGATAACTGGCTTGTGGCGGCCAAGCGTTCATAGCGATGTCGCTTTTTGATCCTTCGATATCGGCTCTTACTATCATTGCGAAGCAGAATTCGCCAAGCGTCGGATTGTTCACCCGCCAACAGGGAACGTGAGCTGGGTTTAGACCGTCGTGAGACAAGTTAGTTTTACCCTACTGATGACTCGTCATTGCGATAGTAATCCTGCTCAGCACGAGAGGAACCGCAGGTTCGGACATTTGGTTCACGCACTCGGTCGAAGCTACCATTCGTAGGATTACTTGCGTCTATACTGCAAGTTGCCCGAAGGAGAACTAATGTAGCCAGAAAGTAAGCATGTACGCTCGCCCTCCTGAGGTAACGTGCCCTTGCAGCGAAGGTTTAACAGCTGTCCTGGCTTTACAAAGTCCAATGCGGCGGGCTGGTGTTTGTTGTTTGGATCCACAGATCCTAGTGGCCTGAAAACCACGTCGTACGGGTGTCACAGAGGCTGGACGCTCTTTTGGATAGACTCTTGGGGGGTATCATTGTCCGGGAGTGATGCGCAATACAGACCTCTTGTAAGGTCCACTAAGGGCCACTTGCACCAAGCTCTGATCAACTTAATCGTTGATTAAAGGGTTGCCAACTTGAGAATACTTGAGAATATAATCCAATATGACCAATTGTACCTCTGGCGATATCAGTCTAACCTATTTCGTTATTTTACGTagtgaaagatatttttattatattaaaagatattgagATAACAtgaatagaattattaatattttatttgatgaatATGATGAATACGAAgaatattttgaagaaattcGACGAAGGCCACGTTTAATTAGACctcgtattaattatttggaaatttttgaTGAAGTTAGCTTCAAAGAAAGATTTGTAATATCAAGACATAagtttataatgttattagaaAGAATTCAAGGTCAAATTCAACATAGAACTGATCAGTATGtgtgaatattataatatatataatatatgaaaatatacaatacagatatatttgaaatttatttttatatttttgtttttaacagtAATAATGCAATTTCACCTGCAATTCAATTAATGGTTACTCTGAGATTCTACGCAACAGGATCTTTTCTACAAACTATAGGTGATTTTTGTGCAATTAGTGAATCAAGTGCACAGAGAATAGTTCACAGAGTTTCTCCTGTTATTGCTGCATTAAGAgctgaatatattaaatttcctACATCGCCAGAAGAAATTCGTTTAAGTcaacaacaattttttaagattgctAAATTTATTCGTGTTATTGGTTGCATAGATTGCACTCATATCAGAGTTCAATCATATGGtaagagaaatttatttttaaaacacttatctttaaaacataaactcATAAAGCATATCCTTTAAAacaccttttttatttatattcttaggTGGAGAAGACAGTGAATTATATCGCAATAGAAAAGGttacttttctttaaatgtGCAAATAATTACTAACGCAAGATTGGATATAATTGATATAGTAGCGCGTTGGCCAGGATCTACACACGATTCTActatatttaacaattcaaGAATTAAGAGTTTGTTCGatgaaaatagatttaatGATGGATTACTTCTTGGAGATTCTGGTTATCCGAATCTTCCATATTTAATGACTCCGTTATTGAACCCTACGACAGCAGCAGAACATCTTTATAATGAAGCCCAAATTCGAACACGctcaaaaattgaaagatgTTTTGGAATCTGGAAAAGAAGATTTGCAGTTTTGAGTATTGGATCGCGTTTTCAAACAGTTGAAAGAATGTTACCTATTATTACAGCAACAGCTGTATTACACAACATCGCTCAACAAGAAAATGAATGTTTAGATAAtcctgaaatatataataatgttattgcaGAAATGCagaatataaatttggaaatgaatattaatgatGAACGACAGCGTTTAATTATTGGATATTTTGAAAggtaataaaagattaattaaaaatccttataatatatattatattttgaaaattaatatattttaataattacaggttatgttaaaatataacaaaatatttgaacatGAAGCaatatacaaacaaaaatttggagaatttttttaggtgataattaaataattattaaatatataatactgtattaagaaagtaacacaaagaattttaatttattttttatgtattttgtatttaatatacaat
This sequence is a window from Monomorium pharaonis isolate MP-MQ-018 chromosome 3, ASM1337386v2, whole genome shotgun sequence. Protein-coding genes within it:
- the LOC114254109 gene encoding putative nuclease HARBI1; the protein is MTRHCDSNPAQHERNRSISFKTPFLFIFLGGEDSELYRNRKGYFSLNVQIITNARLDIIDIVARWPGSTHDSTIFNNSRIKSLFDENRFNDGLLLGDSGYPNLPYLMTPLLNPTTAAEHLYNEAQIRTRSKIERCFGIWKRRFAVLSIGSRFQTVERMLPIITATAVLHNIAQQENECLDNPEIYNNVIAEMQNINLEMNINDERQRLIIGYFER